From one Papio anubis isolate 15944 chromosome 12, Panubis1.0, whole genome shotgun sequence genomic stretch:
- the HRAS gene encoding GTPase HRas isoform X2, translating to MTEYKLVVVGAGGVGKSALTIQLIQNHFVDEYDPTIEDSYRKQVVIDGETCLLDILDTAGQEEYSAMRDQYMRTGEGFLCVFAINNTKSFEDIHQYREQIKRVKDSDDVPMVLVGNKCDLAARTVESRQAQDLARSYGIPYIETSAKTRQGSRSGSGSSSGTLWDPPGPM from the exons ATGACGGAATATAAGctcgtggtggtgggcgccggCGGTGTGGGCAAGAGTGCGCTGACCATCCAGCTGATCCAGAACCACTTCGTGGACGAATACGACCCCACGATAGAG GACTCCTACCGGAAGCAGGTGGTCATTGATGGGGAGACGTGCCTGTTGGACATCCTGGACACGGCTGGCCAAGAGGAGTACAGCGCCATGCGGGACCAGTACATGCGCACGGGGGAAGGCTTCCTGTGTGTGTTTGCCATCAACAACACCAAGTCCTTTGAGGACATCCACCAGTACAG GGAGCAGATCAAGCGGGTGAAGGACTCAGACGACGTGCCCATGGTGCTGGTGGGGAACAAGTGTGACCTGGCTGCACGCACCGTGGAGTCTCGGCAGGCTCAGGACCTCGCCCGAAGCTATGGTATCCCCTACATCGAGACCTCGGCCAAGACGCGACAG GGCAGCCgctctggctctggctccagCTCCGGGACCCTCTGGGACCCCCCGGGACCCATGTGA